The nucleotide window CCTCGTCGTCCGTCAAGTGGAAATGCAGGGTATTGAGCTTGTAGCGCGCCATCAGGTCGAGCCACTTGAACACCGTGGCCTTGCCGTGGAAATTGCGCGCCACGTCCAGCATGAGGCCGCGGTGGCCGAAGCGCGGCGCATCCGTGATCGCCACTTCGGGCAATGCCGGATCGGCGGTGCCGGGCAGCGGCATCAGGTCGCGCAGCGTCTGCAGGCCGTAGAACACGCCGGCCGGGCTGTTGCCGGTGATGGCGATGCCGTCCCTGGCATCGATGACCAGGCGGTAGGCTTCGGGCGATGCCTGCCCTTCCACCTTGCCTAAAGCGAGTTTCAGGGGAGCGCCGCCCGCGCCGAACAGATCGCGCGCCAGCGCCGCCTCGCCGCGCAGCGCGGCCGGCGCGCTCACGGCCGGCTTGCCCGCCAGGCGCAGCTTGCCGGTGCCGGGCTGCATGTGCAACGGCGTCGGCAGCACCGGCGGCACGGCGGCCACGGGCAGCAGGTCGGCACGGGCATTGCGGCGATACGTGTCGGCCGGCGTGACCAGCGGTTTAGGGCCGGTGGTTCCGGTGGTATTGTCGTTGCCCGTACTGACCTGCTCCGGCCGCGTGACCGGCAACAGCGCGTAGTCGGCAATGGGCAAGCCCACATCGGGCGCGGTGTCGTACACGAGGTACGGCCCGGTCGGCGCCTTGTCCAGCTTGACGATGCGGTACGGGTACAGCAGGCCGACTTCCAGCGACTGGCCCGGCGCCAGGCCGGCAAAGCCGTCGCCGGGCAGCAGGCGGAAGTAGCCGCCGGCGACCTGTTCCAGCACCAGGCCGCCGCCCACGGCGCCGGTCTCCAGCGCATCCATGCTGTTGAAGTACAGCGTCCAGCCGCGCGCCGGCAACGGCCGGCTGTCGTTGTTGGTGACGATCAGCCGCGCCTGCGTGCGCCCGCGTGGCGCCTGTTCCGTGAACACGTTGCGCTGCAGTTCCCAGCGCACCTGCAGCCTGGCGGCACTGGCCGCGCTGTCCGGCGCCGCCGCGGACGCGGCCTGTGCGGGCGCTGCCGCCACGGTTGCCGACGAGGTTGCAGATGAGGTTACAGATGAGGTTGCAGATGAGGATGCCAGCATTGCCAGCATCGCCAGCCAGTGCGGCGCGGCCAGGGCGCTGCCCCAGGCCTTCGTTCGATTACCCAAGCGTGTCTCCCGGTGCATTGTTGTTCGGTTCAGCGCCAGCTGCGCAGCTTGTGGCCGCTCGCGGCATACCACAGGATCAGCAGATAGCACGGCAGCAGCAGCCAGTAGCCGGCACGCGGCGTGGCCAGGTCGGACAGGTAGCCATACAGCAGCGGCAGCACCGCGCCGCCGCAGATGGCCATGATCAGCACCGCCGAGCCGCTGGCGGTATGGCGCCCCAGGCCCTGCAGCGCCAGCGGCCAGATGGCCGGCCATACCATCGCATTGGCCATGCCCAGCAGTGCCAGGCACATCACGGTATCCGGCACCGGCGCGATGCCGGCCCAGCCGAGCAGCGCTTCGGCGATGCCGCCGGACTGGGTGGAGCCGGTGACCACGCCGATCGTGAACACGATGCCGGCCACCGCCGACAGCAGCAGCGCGCGCTGCTGCGACAGCCAGCGCGGGATCGCCACCACGCCGACCAGGTAGCCGAGCACCATGCACACCATCGTGTACGACGTCAGCACGCCGAAGTTGGCGACGCCCAGCTCATGGCCGTACAGGCCGATGGTGTCGCCGGCGATGACTTCCACGCCCACGTAGGCGAACAGCGCCAGCGCGCCCAGTACCAGCTGGGGGAATTGCAGCACGCCGCCCTTTGCCTCCACCTGCCCGGGCCGCGCCGCCCCCTCCGCCGGCGCGGCCGGTTCATCTTCCTCGGGGGCGATATCGCGCAGGCTGGAGAAATGAATAAAGACCATGATCGCGAACAGCAGCGCCGCCATGCACGCATACGGGAACACCAGCCGCTGCGCCAGCGCGGCGCGCATCGCCTCGCGCGCGGCCGGCTCCAGCGTGGCCATGGCGGTATGGGAAAACCGGTCGATGTCGGCCAGCATCAGCGACGTGAAGATCAGCGGCACCACCACGCCGGCGCCCTTGTTGAACAGTCCCATGATGCTGATGCGCATGGCGGCGCTGTCGCGCGGGCCGAGGCAGACGATGTAGGGATTGATGGCCGTCTGCATCAGCGTCATGCCGGTGGCCAGCGTGAACAGCGCGGCCAGGAACAGTTCATAGCGCGTGCTGTGCGCGGCCGGGATGAACAGCAGCGCGCCCACGCCCATGATGCCCAGGCCCAGCGTCATGCCCCGCTTGTAGCCGGTGCGGCGCAGCACCGCGGCGGACGGCAGCGCCATCACCGTGTAGGCGATGTAGAAGGCGAAGGTCACCCACAAGGCCTGGAAGTTGTTCAGGTCGCAGACGATCTTCAGGAACGGCACGAGCGAGCCATTGAGCCAGGTGACGAAGCCGAGGATGAAGAACAGCAGCCCCACGAACAGCATGCCGGCCACCACCTCCCGTGTCGAATGGCGCACCGGCGCGCCGAGGTTGTCGATGCTCATCTGCTGCATGCCTGTCCCCTTCGTTATCGTTGGGACATGCTAGCAGTGATACCGCTTCAAGACCAGTGGCAAGTGGTATGCATGGTCGGACCCTCCTGTCAGGCGGTATGCAGGTCGCGCGCCGGCGTGCCGGCCGCCAGCGGCATGGTGACGCGGACCGTGGTGCCGCGCGGCGTGCTGTCGATCTCCAGGGAGGCGCCGGCCAGGTGGGCCCGTTCGCGCATGCCGGGCAAGCCCCAGTGCCCTGCCCGCGCGCCGCGCGCAAGGATGTCGCGCGGGATGCCGCAACCGTCGTCGATGACGGCCAGGCGCAACATGCCGCCGCGGTAGTCGAGCTGCAAGGCGACCTTGGCGGCGGCGGCGTGGCGAAAGGCGTTGGCGAGCGCTTCGCGGCCGATGGTGAACAACTCGTCCTCGACCTCGGGTGCCAGTTCCGGCGGGCGCCCATCGACCTGCGCGACGAAGCCGGTGCCGCCCGATGCCGCGAACTCGCGCCCCGCCTCCGTCAACGCCTGTGCCAGGCTTCCCTCGCGCACGGCAGGTCCCCGCAACTGCCGGACCCGGTCGCGGCCTTCGTCCATCACGCGCTCGGCGCGCGCCAGCACCTCCTCCGCTTCCGCCCGCACGGCACTCTGGTCCGGCAGCTTGTGCATCAGCACATGCATGCGCAGGACCAGCGACTGCACGCTCTGCAGGAAGGTGTCGTGCAGGGTGCGGGCGATCCGCTCGCGTTCGAGCATGCGCACTTTCAGGTCGTTGTGCAGCCGCGCGGCGACCCGGGCCAGGCGCCAGCGGTGCAGCAGCCAGATCGCCGCCACCGCGGCGAGCGCGCAGGCCAGCTTGAACCACAGGGTTTGCGTAAACGCGGCCTCGATGGACAGGGCCACGCTCGCCGGGCGCGGGCTCCACACGCCGTCCTCGTTGGCGGCAATCACTTCGAACGTGTAGGCGCCCGGTGCGAGGTTCGTATAGACCGCCTGGCGCAGGCCGCCGGCATCGCGCCAGGCGCCGTCCTGGCCGACCAGGCGATAGCGGAAACGCACCCGCTCGGGCATCGACAGCGCCGTGGCGGTGAAGTCGATCTCCAGCCGCGGCACGCGCGCCGGCAGTGCCAGTGCCGCGCCGGCCGGATAGGCGCGTTCGTCCGTGCGGACGGCGCCGATCAGTACCGTCGGCGGGCGCGGGTTGCGGGGAATCGCGGCGGGATCGATATATCCCACGCTGCTGGACGTCGCATACCACAGGCGGCCATCGGTGGCCTGGACCAGCGAAGGCAAGGGCCTGATCTGGGCGGGCATGCCCCGGTGGCCATCGAGGTGGTCGAAGCGCTCGGCGGCGACGTCGGGCAGGCGCTGGCCGGCCGCGGCGGCAAGCGCCGGCGCATCCAGGCGCGCCAGGCCGCTGGTGTCGTGCAGCCACAGTTCGCCATTGCCACGCTCGACGATGCCCGAGACGCCATAGAAGGATCCCCGTCCGCGTTCGCCGAGGGCGGCGAAACGCTTGCCATCGAACCAGGCCAGGCCACGGTCGCCGCCGATCCAGAACCGGTCGCGCCCCTGCACCATCGCCAGGGTATTGCCGACGGCGAGACCGTCCTTGCCGTCGAACTGCCGCACCACGCCGTTCTCCAGCATGGCGATCCGGTTATCCGGGTAGCCGAGCCAGATTCGCCCGGCCCGGTCGGCGCTCAGTGAAATCGCGGTCGGCATCGCCAATTCGGGGTGGCCGCCGCCGGCGCTCCACGCGCCGCGCCGCAAGGCATGGATGCCCTTGCCCACCACGGATAGCCAGAGGTCGCCGTCCGGTCCAGTGGTAATGGCCTGGACGGTCCGGCCAGCCAGCTCGCCTGGCAGCGCGACCCGCGTCGTTTCGCCCTTGCGCACGCGCCACAGCCCGCCGTCGCCGGCGAACCAGAGAGTGCCGTCGGCCTGGCTGTGTGTCGCGCTGACCCGGTGGATGCCGGTGTCACGGCGCGTGCCATCGGCATCGACGATGAAGGTGGGTACCCTGAACGCATTCTCATGATGGAAGTTGATGACCCATACCGCGCCATCATCGCCCGCGACGACCCCGGGAGGACCGGTCAGCCCCGTGGGCAGCGCGATCGTCGCCAGCCGCGGTTCGCGCACGCGATCGACGCCGTTCTCGGTGGCGAACCACAGGTTGCCTTCACGGTCGGTCAGCGCCGTGGTCATGGTCTTGCCCGAGAAACCGTTGGCCGGCATGAACTGCTGCAGCGGCCTGCGCGCTTCATCCAGCAGCTGGAGTGCATCGCCCGTGTTGACCCACAGTCGGCCGCGATGGTCGACGGTATACGTATGCATCGGCAAGCCGCCATTGCGCAGCTGGAATGGCGCCAGCCTGCCGCTGGCGGGATCGAACAGCCGCAGGCCGTGCGCACGGCTGTTGATCAGCACCTGGCCATCTTTCCACAGGTCGCCCCCATCCACGCCGGGTTCGTCCAGCACCCTGGTGAACGTGTACCCGCCGGAGCCGGCCTTGCGCGCGCTCCTGTAGATCCCATCGGGGGCGTAGACCAGCATGCTGCCGTCGGGCAGCACGGTATGGAACATGACCAGGCCTTCCGACAGGCCGTCGGCCGGCGTGACGAGTCGCCAGTCTTCGCCGTCGAAGCGGTGCAGGCCGCGCGAGCCGGTGGCCCACAGGCTGCCGTCGGGGAGCTGGATGAAATGGTAGATCGCGCCCTGCGGTCCGTTCTTGCCCGTGTAGTGCCGCACCGCGCCATGCTCGAAGCGGCTGATGCCGCCGAACTGGTAGCCGACCCAGATCGTTTCGCCCACCGCCGTCACCGCGGTGGTTGCCTGCGCATGCAGGGGATGGCCATACACCGCGCGCTGGCGGAGGAAACGTGCGCCGTCGAAGCTGTA belongs to Pseudoduganella albidiflava and includes:
- a CDS encoding sugar MFS transporter, whose translation is MQQMSIDNLGAPVRHSTREVVAGMLFVGLLFFILGFVTWLNGSLVPFLKIVCDLNNFQALWVTFAFYIAYTVMALPSAAVLRRTGYKRGMTLGLGIMGVGALLFIPAAHSTRYELFLAALFTLATGMTLMQTAINPYIVCLGPRDSAAMRISIMGLFNKGAGVVVPLIFTSLMLADIDRFSHTAMATLEPAAREAMRAALAQRLVFPYACMAALLFAIMVFIHFSSLRDIAPEEDEPAAPAEGAARPGQVEAKGGVLQFPQLVLGALALFAYVGVEVIAGDTIGLYGHELGVANFGVLTSYTMVCMVLGYLVGVVAIPRWLSQQRALLLSAVAGIVFTIGVVTGSTQSGGIAEALLGWAGIAPVPDTVMCLALLGMANAMVWPAIWPLALQGLGRHTASGSAVLIMAICGGAVLPLLYGYLSDLATPRAGYWLLLPCYLLILWYAASGHKLRSWR
- a CDS encoding sensor histidine kinase; translated protein: MAVLRSSILPWLLALATASAPASAPAGPRQPESRVANEAANEAARRSSQDVAAPAPARATLQNTSWTRKDGAPANVFSMAQDGNGLLWFAATDGLYSFDGARFLRQRAVYGHPLHAQATTAVTAVGETIWVGYQFGGISRFEHGAVRHYTGKNGPQGAIYHFIQLPDGSLWATGSRGLHRFDGEDWRLVTPADGLSEGLVMFHTVLPDGSMLVYAPDGIYRSARKAGSGGYTFTRVLDEPGVDGGDLWKDGQVLINSRAHGLRLFDPASGRLAPFQLRNGGLPMHTYTVDHRGRLWVNTGDALQLLDEARRPLQQFMPANGFSGKTMTTALTDREGNLWFATENGVDRVREPRLATIALPTGLTGPPGVVAGDDGAVWVINFHHENAFRVPTFIVDADGTRRDTGIHRVSATHSQADGTLWFAGDGGLWRVRKGETTRVALPGELAGRTVQAITTGPDGDLWLSVVGKGIHALRRGAWSAGGGHPELAMPTAISLSADRAGRIWLGYPDNRIAMLENGVVRQFDGKDGLAVGNTLAMVQGRDRFWIGGDRGLAWFDGKRFAALGERGRGSFYGVSGIVERGNGELWLHDTSGLARLDAPALAAAAGQRLPDVAAERFDHLDGHRGMPAQIRPLPSLVQATDGRLWYATSSSVGYIDPAAIPRNPRPPTVLIGAVRTDERAYPAGAALALPARVPRLEIDFTATALSMPERVRFRYRLVGQDGAWRDAGGLRQAVYTNLAPGAYTFEVIAANEDGVWSPRPASVALSIEAAFTQTLWFKLACALAAVAAIWLLHRWRLARVAARLHNDLKVRMLERERIARTLHDTFLQSVQSLVLRMHVLMHKLPDQSAVRAEAEEVLARAERVMDEGRDRVRQLRGPAVREGSLAQALTEAGREFAASGGTGFVAQVDGRPPELAPEVEDELFTIGREALANAFRHAAAAKVALQLDYRGGMLRLAVIDDGCGIPRDILARGARAGHWGLPGMRERAHLAGASLEIDSTPRGTTVRVTMPLAAGTPARDLHTA